Proteins encoded in a region of the Anopheles ziemanni chromosome 2, idAnoZiCoDA_A2_x.2, whole genome shotgun sequence genome:
- the LOC131281767 gene encoding insulin-like growth factor-binding protein complex acid labile subunit, whose protein sequence is MNFTISTRVVRLALLVLLAGVIQVRARKCPQECQCDLDTKGRYRTVCNRVEWIAPPLEKFEQDVEVLVIVNTRHPLNVGPAFQFFKKLEILRITDANVPSVGDRSFWGLVRLKTMDLSRNNITQLTTENFRGQDNLLELDLSRNRLDNIASGTFAHLKELKTLHMIDNSINELNTRLFHHLAKLKYLDLSFNSIEDLPPEVFKDVQDLKTLKVRGCRLSNVNPQIYNILSHLTELDLGRNQFKFLDRDEFKDLHHLRTLRLDGNQLSVIVDELFKNQKGLNYLDISRNRLAKIADRAFESLTNLTYLDVAYNKLSHIEPACLRPLRNLQTLNISGNVQLDLSEMDDTIQVIKNISALMVADMGTLPLSLFMPFRRLGALNLSGNHIDNITLQIIEPLAHLEFLDLSRNQLNGIPERYATQLSRIADVKLENNPLICDWCHMGPLIMQAKKLAEGLPWQEVPRCFLPERLREVRIDGLDQDGVEDCMEVIVDEDHDAASTSHNFLEQAGSVSILAFCGLILFILLAIIVVSTALCFSRHRARYYTHEDKRDAILEKNTETPTITTGSEINFKFPYNERVCTIDEMCIPAPPPPPGKLAPASIERFD, encoded by the exons ATGAATTTCACCATATCCACCCGGGTGGTTCGGCTAGctttgctggtgctgctggccgGAGTCATCCAAGTTCGAGCAAGAAAGTGCCCCCAGGAATGTCAGTGTGACCTCGACACAAAGGGACGATACCGGACCGTCTGCAACCGAG TCGAGTGGATCGCACCACCGCTCGAAAAGTTCGAGCAGGACGTGGAGGTCCTAGTGATTGTCAACACCCGCCATCCGCTCAACGTCGGCCCGGCGTtccagtttttcaaaaagCTCGAGATCCTACGGATCACCGATGCGAACGTGCCCTCGGTCGGCGATCGGTCGTTCTGGGGTCTGGTGCGCCTGAAGACGATGGATCTGTCGCGCAACAACATCACCCAGCTGACGACGGAAAACTTCCGCGGACAGGACAATCTCCTGGAGCTGGATCTGTCCCGCAATCGGCTCGACAATATAGCGAGTGGTACATTCGCCCACCTAAAG GAACTGAAAACACTTCACATGATAGACAACTCCATCAACGAGCTCAACACGCGGCTGTTCCATCATCTGGCCAAGTTGAAATATCTTGACCTTAGCTTTAACTCCATCGAGGACCTACCGCCGGAAGTATTCAAAGATGTGCAG GACTTAAAAACGCTCAAGGTGCGCGGTTGTCGCTTGTCGAACGTGAATCCTCAAATCTACAACATACTCTCTCACCTGACAGAGCTCGATCTCGGAAGGAACCAG TTCAAATTCTTGGATCGTGACGAGTTTAAGGATCTGCACCATCTGCGCACGCTACGGCTCGATGGCAACCAACTTTCGGTGATCGTCGatgaattattcaaaaacCAGAAAGGGTTGAACTATCTCG ACATCTCCCGGAACCGGCTGGCGAAAATTGCGGACCGTGCGTTCGAGAGCCTGACCAACCTGACGTATCTCGACGTCGCGTACAACAAGCTGTCCCACATCGAGCCGGCCTGTTTGCGACCGCTTCGGAACCTTCAAACGCTCAACATCAGCGGAAACGTGCAGCTGGATCTGAGCGAAATGGACGACACGATACAG GTCATAAAGAACATTTCCGCGCTGATGGTGGCCGATATGGGAACGCTTCCGCTGAGTCTGTTCATGCCATTCCGCCGGCTGGGAGCACTCAACCTGTCCGGCAACCACATCGATAACATCACACTACAAATCATCGAACCGTTGGCCCACTTGGAG TTCTTGGATCTGTCACGGAATCAATTGAACGGCATCCCGGAGCGGTACGCGACGCAGCTTTCACGAATTGCTGATGTCAAGCTGGAAAATAATCCTCTCATCTGCGACTGGTGCCATATGGGACCGCTCATCATGCAGGCGAAAAAG CTCGCGGAAGGGCTCCCCTGGCAGGAGGTTCCCCGATGCTTTCTACCCGAGCGATTGCGCGAGGTACGCATCGATGGGCTCGACCAAGACGGTGTCGAGGACTGCATGGAGGTGATAGTGGACGAGGACCACGATGCGGCCAGTACGTCGCACAATTTCCTCGAGCAAG CCGGCAGTGTTAGCATATTGGCATTTTGTGGGTTAATTCTTTTCATCCTGCTCGCCATCATTGTCGTTTCCACCGCTTTGTGTTTTTCGAGGCATCGAGCGAGATATTATACACACGAGGATAAACGAG ACGCGATCCTCGAGAAGAACACCGAAACGCCAACCATAACGACGGGCAGCGAGATCAACTTCAAGTTCCCGTACAACGAGCGCGTCTGCACGATCGACGAGATGTGCATTCCGGCGCCCCCGCCACCCCCGGGCAAGCTGGCCCCCGCCAGCATCGAGCGATTCGATTAA